One region of Colius striatus isolate bColStr4 chromosome 4, bColStr4.1.hap1, whole genome shotgun sequence genomic DNA includes:
- the CHCHD7 gene encoding coiled-coil-helix-coiled-coil-helix domain-containing protein 7 has product MSKHAQQLRHHDINPCVAETEASRKCMDDNNYNKDMCTAYFLKYKSCRKYWHGIMMQRRRNGVKPEMPSAEERKKMLESMGKPY; this is encoded by the exons ATGTCCAAGCATGCACAACAGCTTAGACACCATGATATAAATCCATGTGTAGCG GAAACAGAAGCCTCTAGAAAATGCATGGATGACAACAACTACAACAAGGATATGTGTACTGCTTATTTTTTGAAGtacaaaagctgcagaaaatacTGG CATGGCATTATGatgcaaaggagaagaaatggtGTGAAACCAGAGATGCCCTcagcagaagagagaaagaaaatgttggaATCAATGGGGAAGCCCTACTGA